From the Vulpes vulpes isolate BD-2025 chromosome 15, VulVul3, whole genome shotgun sequence genome, the window ctagcggttaatgatctttttttaatatactcGGTTACCATTTATATACTATCATTGGGGAAATGTCTCTTCAagttttttgcctgttttttgctttttatattatttattattcacttatttatttgcttttttttttttttaaattgggtcttcttttttctttttctttcttttctttttaagattttatccatttatttgagatagcacaagagtgagagagcacaagcagggggagcggcagaaggaggggagaagcagcctctagcctgatgcagggcttgatcccaggaccctgggatcacaacctgagccaaaggccgatgcccaagtgattgaaccacccagacgccctggGTCTTTTTTCATATAGGCCTTTATAGCTGTAAATTTCCCTGTCTCACAGTTGtagaagccagaagtccaaaatcaaggtgtcagcaggattggTTTCTTTCCAGGGCTGTGAGGGAACCATCTGttccaggcttctctccttggcttgtagatggctctCTCCCCCCAGTGCCTCTTCTGTCATCTTCCCTCTGTGCCCATgtccaaatttttcctttttatgacacTAGTCCTGTTGGAATAGGGGCCACCCTAAATGACTACCTTTTAACTTGATTACTTCGGTGAAGACCCTATTTCTGAATAAGGTTATATTCTGAGGcactggggttaggacttcaacatagaaTTTTGGGTGCACACAGTTCAGCCCATTggtaccttttatttatttttctttcatttatgctGGCTAGAACCACTAGTGCAAGGTTGACTGGAagtgtcttgttcctgatcttagagggaaaggaCTCAATTTTTCATAATTATGTCAGTTGTAGGTTTTTTGTTAGtctatcaggttgaggaagttctcttCTATCTTGTTCTCTTCTATCTTGCTTGTTGGTGTTATTTATCAGGAATGAATGTTAggttttatcaaatgcttttcttgcATCTTTGAgttgatcatatggtttttctcttaGTTTACATTATTTAGGTATTATTCTCATTTATGACATGACCATCTGTCTGAGAcgttactttttattattttttttgagatagtaAGAATGGGTTGGGGggataggcagaggggagagagaaaaaaatcttaagccaGGGATGGAGTCCGATGAggtgcttgatctcatgaccttgagatcatgacctgagccgaaatcaggagtcagatgcttaactgactgagccactcaaggtaTCCCTGagacagttatttttttataaatggtaCTGTGATTATATAGTGATTTTTGTCaccattttgtctttcttttcctggcTAGTGAATGAGAGCTACAAGCCTGAATTTATAGAGCTTAAGAAGTGGCTGAAAGATAGGAAGTTTGAAGATACAAACTTAATACCTGCTTGTTTTCCAGGTAAGGTCTCTAGCATCGTCTCTCAGGACTTTGCTCACATGAGAGACATGTGGGCCCAGGTGATGGGAAAGCAGGGACAGTTCTTCAAGGTGGGCTGTATTCTCCTTTGGAGCACATCTTCTGTTGTGTGTCAGACTTCCTACTTTGTAgctattaatatttattcatactttgttcttaaaataaattgaagtggCTTGGGAGAAATtccaaaatggtaaaaataatactaaaaattaaaaaagggaaagtgagaatagaaaaataagatgaagatgGCGTAAGGATAATACATAAAGGCCATAATTCTAAAATCTTGTTGTATTCCTGTGAGAGGTCAGCCACAAATTTGACTATCTTTCCAGTGGCCAATTTATATGATCAGTTACccgagtctttatgttctgtaagCAAAACTAACTTGTTTACTCAGCAAAAGTGCAGGTATTCCTGAACTTAGACCTTCCCAATGAAGACGTTTATgtaatatgactggtgtccttatcgTCATACTCATAGTGGTTTCGTGGTATTTTTCAAACCATGCAGGCTGATGAGATTATTCCATAGCTCAGGTGAgttgaaatagatttttttttttttaaagattttatttttgagagacccgcagagagagacagagacataggcagagggaaaggtaggagaggtaggctctctgtggggagcctgatgcaggacttgatccctggatcctgggatcacaatctgagccaaaggcagacgctcagctgctgtaGAGTAGAGACAGTTGTACAATCAGGGCCTTGAAAGTCTACATCACAGAGCAGGTGCAGATCTTTTACCGCACAGAAAAGTTAATCATATGCCTCTGGGTGCTCCTTTGGGACACTGAAATAATTAAATACCCACTAGGTAATTTAACTTTGAGCAAATTTACTTCTTTATacatcatcaaaataaatgatGTGGCCATGCTTGAATGAGGTGATGTGTGTAAAGTTGTTTCCTACACATCAGGATGGCTTTGggctaaaatatttgctttgagcCATTACCTGTTAGGGCTGCTCCTCTTGAAGATGGTAAACCAGTTTTGTCAACTTCTGACAGGTTTAactttctgtttttgtgtgtgaagAAGCACCAAAACAGGGAAAGCCacatgttttttttattggatggAGTTCTTCACAAGACGATCTAGAAAAAATAGTGTTAGGAGTGGACTTGTGCCTTTGGCCTACCTGTGCCTCAGCTGTCACTTGGCCTTGAGAAGGATAGGATTAAAATTACCAAGCAGGGATTGGCATATGTTTAGGTGGAATGTCTGAAAAATAATCTATCATTTGGAACAGTGGAGAGTGAACCAGTTTTAGTGCAACAAGTCTTTCTGGGCTCATCTCCAGATTCACTGTCACAGAGAGGCTGAAGCAGAATGGTTCAGTAATGGTCACAGCCTACTACTTACAGTTCTGGGGTCAAGGAGCCTTCTGTCTTAGGCAGTtcgagctgctataacaaattactgtAGACTGGGTAACATAACTGATTCCCACCTCACAGTCTTGGGAAGTCCAGTATCATGGTGGGCGCAGATTCAGGGTCGGGTGTGGAGTGAAGCCAGGTTTGCAAATTGCCATCTTCTAGTTGGGTCCTCACGTGACGGGAGATTCAAGAGCGGGACCGGCTTTCTGGTCTCTTCTTAGTGGTGCAGTGGGCACtaaatcccattcatgagggctccgtCCTCATGGTCTAAGCACTTACCAAACATTTCCCACCTCCTAatgccatcacactgggggttggGATTTCAACATACCTTCCCTAAGTGCTTGATATACCTTAGTCTGACAGGAGGGGACGTGTATAGGAGTCTATCAGAATGTCCAAAATTTTGGGTAATTAATCTAGTTTGTGGAGGTTCAAGAACAAGATTCCTAAGTTGCAAGCAGGGTTCACAGTCTTCAGACTCTCACCTGATTCATGCTTTGGGAATTGACCCCAGTATTTGTTTTTGCCACCAAAAGCACTGGCTACATATGAGTCTCCTAGGTGGACTTAATGATAGCAGAAATTTTCAGGTGCCGAGAAGCCTATAGTAAGCTTTCCTTTTATAAGATCCTAATGGCCACTTCCTACCTTGCCTTAGTAAGTGCAGGTTACTGTGCTTTGTTTTCTGATACTGAACACTGTATTTTCCAGGGTTATTCCATATACTAAGTTCTATTCACATATGTAGTTTGAAGAGAGATTTCCACTTAGCTTActtagcaaaataatttttttttaaaggatgactccatagaaaaaaatccttccaCTAGTAATTGGTTCCAGGGTTCTGGCCCACAGGGATAATTAACTATGCCATGAGACACatggaagaaattaaatcagttttTGAAACCAAAACCATGTGTCTGAGCACACAGTATGTTTCTGGGTAGAGAGATGAGTTAGGACTCATCAAATAAGACTTACCAGACTTCTGATCTAGGATCAAGGCAGGAGTTCCCTCCATGAACTAGGAGCTCCCAGTAGTCCTGCAGGGATTGACCTTTGCTGAACTATATTCCCTCCTAGTTGAGAGAAAAAGATCAAGAATTATGAATTTGAAAAGATGAATATTCTATACCTTGTGTAATAATTATAGGTCAGAGTGTACCTAGGCCTGCTGGGAAAGCTACTGACTGTTAGAGGGACAGAGCCTTGGGCTTAGAACGGTACCCTTTGGGGTGGTAGTGGTGTTGACCATGCAGCTGGTGAAGTTACTTGCTGTGACTGCTCTGGTCGAGGCCTTGGCTAACCAGGAGGAGCTGGCCCTGGATCTCCCCTGTTGAGCTCACCCAGTCAAGGAGAGTCTAATGACTTTCCTGGTCAGGGAGGGTAGGGCATGGTCTGAAGGCTTTGTGGGACCTGAACGGGTTAATTGATCAGCCAGTCAAAGAAGCCTCATCACTGGGAAGGCTGGTTCTGGTAATGAGTAAAAGTGGCTTGAGGGTCCAGCCTCTCTGGTTGGGTGGGCTTCAGGAGTAGGCCCCCAGCACAGCTGGTAGGCCCCAGGGGAGAGGGTCCAGCTTGAAGGGTCCTGTTAGACACCCAGGAGCAGATCCATATAAAGTCGATGATCTTTAGATCTTGACTCTTTGCTCTTCAAGGGTCATAAACCCAAAAGGAGGTCAGGACATTATCTAGAAGGAGCTTCTTGATCCTCTGTTTCCCCTGGGAGTCAAAGGATGAGAGAGCTTCAGTGTGTGTAATTTTGAGGtttatttgcatgtttttaaaaagctttatttatttatttgggagagagagcaaaagagaactCGTGCATATGAGCAAGTCAGAGGAGGGAGGTTGCTAAGGGGAGAGGATcttcagactccccactgagcacagagcccaactgaTGATTGATgctcatcccatgaccctgagatcatgacctgagctgaaaccaagagtggatgcttactgactgagccactcaggtgccccgttCAATCGCATTTTCTACTCAAAATGATATCCTTAATATCTTGAAAACacaggattttgttgttgttttattttgatacCATAGGATttacccttttttcttttttgtgtcttaGGTACAGGAAGAGGGCTGATGAGCAAAACATCCCTGCGGGTAAGAATTTCTGTTATCCTTGAAACCTAATGTagattttgttcctttgtttttgtggttCAAATCAggtgaatgaaaaatatttcagacaCATAGCTATTTTTTACCTAATGGTAGGTTTGAATGTAATTGTGTCAGTTAGCTTTAAGTTTGCTGCATAGAGTGACAAACCCAAAGTAACAGAGCAGAAGTTTATTTTGCTCTCAAGTAAACAGGCCTGGATGGGCAGACCTGGGCTTGTGTGGTGATCCCACAGCTGTGAGAGGCTCAGACTCCTTCCAGCTCTCTGTCCACGTTCTCGGAGAAGCCCTTCACCCTCAGGTCCAGGGAATAGTTCCTGGAGATGGAGCAGCAAGATGGAAcaagggggtgagggagggcaggtttccttcttttaagaaaattctagCCATCTCCCATAGACCAGGTACACAGCCCTAGCTGGCTGTGAGGGCGGCAATTTGTGTCCTTTCCCTGGCATAGTGACCTCCTGATAGGATTGCACGAATGGCTGGAGGAGAAAGGACGTGTTGGGTTGGCAGCTAGCCATCTCTGCCACAGCAAATTGTACAGAGCAGCCCGTATGTATGATAAATGTGCCTGGGGAGGGAGCTGCTCTCGTCTGAGAGGGTGCGTGGTATGGTAAGTGAAGCCTGAGTCAGCAGAGGGCAGTGCCTCAGAGCCTGGCTCTGGACTGCCTACAGCTAGTGGTGGGACCTGGTTAGCTTCTCTCCTTACCTGGCAACGAGGAGGTAAATGACACAGAGGATCTCTAGGgtctgttgtatttttttccatgttatttaAAGGATATCTAATGCACGGTTTTCTGTGAAATTAATTCCTTAGAATTAGAAATTAATTCCTTAGTTTATTTTTAGTTCCTTAATTATAAAATCCACCTACGTGCATACACATTTAGCCTAAAGAATAGTCCTTTTTAATGTTGTAATTCTCTTTtgctacttttttatttaaaaaattttaattgtaaaatatatatgacagaatttaccatcttagctgtttttttgtttttttttttttttttcatcttagctGTTTttaagtagagttcagtgatatTAAGTGCAGTCACATTGCAcaacttttttatgttttaaaggaaCATATAATTGTGTTCCTGCTATTTTGGGAGGAGAGATACACTTCTCATGTATATGGCAGTAAATGTAGGTAGTCTTTGTTTagattatgaaataataattggCCATTTCTTCACCTCTGCTTTCAAATACAACCTTTGGTTAAACTTTTTGAAAATTGGGACATAAGTTACACAGAGTGAAATGCACAGATTTTAAGTGTCCAGTTTCGTAGTGTTGATGAAGAGATTTACTCTAGTCAGGATACAGAACATTTTATTAAGTGggctttttttaaatcagaaaattgTAGCATGTTGGAACAGGAAGGGACTGTCATGATTGTCCAGCTTGATCTtgatttacagatgagaaaaccagaaATTGAACCCAGAAGCTTTTGGCCTGAGATCTTTAACCAGCTTAGATGCCAATTACAACGAAAGCCAGGATCTTAATTAATATCAGGCTTCTTGGTGCTTTGCTTCTGGTGTCTGTGACTTGAcatcctaatttttctttttatatttctatctccGTGGGAGGAACTGAAAACTATACTTTTGCAGGTGGTAAGATGAACCCCTTGTGGTGGCTGGGCTGCCCTTTTCTTAGTCTGGTTGCCACAGGTTATATGTATGGAGAGGAGGCCATTACTGGGAATAGTCGCCAGACACACGGATTTCACCAGATAGAGTTCTCAGCGGTTTCTGCCCGTTTCCCATAACACTGTGTCCTGGTATAAGAACGTGAAGGAGCAGTATGATTTGAGTTGTCAGACAGTTTCCACATTCCTTTCTGGTGAAGGGCTAACTGCTAGTGGATGCCAGTCACATAATTCACCTTTAATTCTTGTTGGGGTTGTAGTACCTGCTACTGGAGCAGTCTTGCCTGCACCCCCTGATTCAGGGACTTGGGAGCCAGATGATTGGTGGGCACTTTGGTGTCTGTGAGTGGGGTATCCTGGGTTCTTAGTGTACGACGATTGTGGACCCAGGGACACAGGACCTTCCCAGAGCACGAGTGTTCTaaactttactttctttttggtAAGGAGGGGCAGATGATTATTTCGTTGCCTGAGAGTTGCCTGATCACCACGGACACAGTGATTAGAAGCTACTTAGGGACATACATTGCTAAGTAAGTGACTGCACACATGCTCGTCCGATGCAGGTGCTTGTCTTTTAAAGTCCGCAGCATTGGCGAATAATGTCCTCTAAGGCATAGTTCATTAGGACCAGCTTCTGTGTACACCTAATACATATTTGAAATGATTGAAAGGGTTTACTCTGTTCTTGAAGTTTgttcttaattcattttaagcTGCATTTTTAAGGGTTTTAGTAGGCTGCCTGGGAtatgggtttgaatcctgacctATCACGTactagaaaatgaagataaagtggGAGAACAGATATCCATCATTCGGAGGGCCTTGACTCCTCCTAGCTTGTTCTTTATGATAGTAGGTCTCGACAGCTGTTACTCTTAATTTTACCCTTACTGTACTTGCTTGAATTCTCCTTCAGCTACAAAGAGCTGTTGACATTATGAAAGAGTGGTTTGTTTAGCATAGAAGAGAGGAGGCCAAGTTAGGAGAGGACTGTTTGCTGGCTGTTGTTATAGTGGGCCTTTGTTGGGGTGGGCTTTCTGAGGACAGAGTGAATGGGACCTGTAGCAGAAGGGGTTTCTAAATAATGAGGGTTATATGATTGTATTGTTTCTTAACTCAGGATCTGAGCTCTGGACTTTAAGTCTCCTTGGCATGTTTTTATGAGGGCAAATGTATCTTTATTGCCCTGAGTAGAAGCAGGGATGCTCTtagtattaatattttctatatcatTCTGAAAATTTGAGTAGGATATTTGGTAATATAGGGATCTGGATTTTGAAGGATTAATGAAACCTCTAAATACATTCACACAACATGAGATCTTTTTAttgataacaaataaaaatactgcaATATATAGTTTGTAATAGACTGGGTAAATTTAGGGATTAAAATTGTAGAACTTGAGCAAATATATACAATGAGCTGATGTAGTTTTCTGTGTAGGTTAGTGTCCTACAGTAaaactttctgcagtgatagaaatatttcattctgCATTGTTTAGTATGGTCGTTGTTAGCCACTTAGGCctactgaacacttgaaatgtgggcTACATGACTgaggaattgaattttaaatattaactttaaataactaaaattgaaataattatatgGACCCAGTGGTTATTGTATTGGATGGGACCAGTCTAGGTTCTTTCCACTAGTTTTCTCCCCACCAAGTTTGATACCTTTATCCAAGTGAAGTAAGTGAACTTGGAGCAGAAGCTTTAAAACTGGAGAACCAAGTTGGAAGCAAAGAGATTGTTTGCCAAAAGGACTGTTGCAAAGCTGGAACATGGGTTAGTGAGACTGTTCTCGTCACTAGTCAGTGTGACTTGTTTAGAGCATTTACATCAGCATTTACTTTCTGCAGAGGAAATTCTTGAGGAAGCAAAACCTTGGGTGCATTTGAATAAGCTTGGAGGATTCTGATGGATTGGCCACAGTCCCTCTGGGAGCAGAACAAACTGCTAGGATATCTTTATCTATCTGGCTTATTCTATATTTTAGATAAAAGTAATTCTTTGATCTGGCTTGTGTTTTGAATAGGTGGCAGCCTCCCCCATCTCCTCTGCTGGCTCTGTGCACCTTTTTAGTTTCAGAAAAGCATGCTGGGGACCAGTCTCTCTGGAAGCCTTACCTGGAGATTTTGCCGCAGGCCTACACCTGCCCTGTGTGTTTGGAGCCAGAAGTGGTGAATCTTTTCCCCAAACCTTTGAAAGCAAAGGCCGAAGAGCAGAGAGCCCATGTGCAGgagttcttttcttcctccagagACTTTTTCTCTTCCCTGCAGCCCCTGTTTTCTGAGGCTGTTGAGAGCATCTTTAGCTATAGGGCCCTCCTGTGGGCTTGGTGCACGGTCAACACCAGAGCTGTGTATGtgaagcacaggcagaggcaaTGCTTCTCCACGGAGCCAAACACCTACGCTCTTGCCCCATACTTGGATCTGCTGAATCATAGCCCCGAAGTCCAGGTGAGAAGTTGAGAGCATACATGTTCTGTTTTGACAGGAACGTCTGTGATGTATAGAACCTGACTTTAAAACTATAGACAGAGGTGTTGCTGGCTTTAGGTAAACCTACTTGCCACCagctattttttatcttttcttccagACCCCTTTTCCTTCCTGGTATGTTCCCCACCCCCTCCGTGTTTTCCTACCTGCTCTCCAGGCCCTCAGAGCTTAGTGTTCTATCTCCCTGAGTGGCCTTAACCAGCAGCACTTGCATTTCCCAGCTTGGGGGCAGAGTCCTCTTTCCTCCTGCCAGTATGGGGACTAAAATCTAGATTGCTTTCCTGTCCCATTCCCTCTTACACCTGGTGGCATTGCTGTCAATGTTTATCTTTGCTGTGATCCTTGATTGActtgctctctccccctctgagCTGTTTAAGGATGGGGGCTATGCCTTATTTCTCCCTGTAACCCAGTGCAGGGCCAGTCACGTGGTAGGCATTTGATAAACCTTTACTGAATGGATGGGTATTTGTGGGGGAAAGGAGtctgagaaatattaaagaatcCCTCTTTGGGAGATAGTCCTAGATCTCATCCCCAGCCCTTTTCCCCTATGGCACAAAAAGCAGATGACAATACTTGTAGGCCTGCTGGGCTAAGTGCCTGGCTTTGAGGGCAAAGGTGTCCATATGTTGGCTTACGTGTAACCTGTTGAGGGTACACTGGGAGGTACACTGGCTGGGCCCCTGCTCGTGTAGTTCACTTCATATTCCACAGCACTTGGAGAGGATCCTTGACACTTGGCTAGCCCACGTGCTGGTGAGAGGGCAGCGTAGGAAAGCCTGTACTGTGCTTTCTCAGGCAGAGGCAATCTTCTTGTCTGTCTGCTTGTAACTTTTTTAGAAAGATGCATTTTTGACAGTATTAAGCAAAGAAGCTAGACGTTCTATGGCTGTTTCTGTGATTGATGTTGATGAAGTAATGTTGGGGGCATGCATATAATAGGGTGCTGGACACAGGGACCTCACTGgggtgactttatttttattgggcTGTTAGTGCCTTTGTGCTTTAAGCCAGTGATTTTACAGCCATCGTAGGGACCCCACAAATTTTAGCCTGTGACCAAGGGCCCTGGCAAAACCTAAAATACTTGCTCTCTGGCCCTTTatggaaaaaagatttttaaaaaaattttttttatttatttatgatagtcacacacacagagagagagagagagaggcagagacacaggcagagggagaagcaggctctatgcaccgggagcccgacgtgggactcgatcccgggtctccaggatcgtgccccgggccaaaggcaggcactaaaccgctacgccacccagggatccccccaaaaagaTTGTTGATCCTTGGTCTAAAGCGTGTTGTAGCTGGCTCTTGGCATGTAACTCGAAACCATGGCCGTAATCTGTTGGTGCTGCAAGCTGGGGATTTCAGCCCTGTTACTCATCCTTTCCCTGTCATTGCTGGGGTTTACTGTGTAGTGTGGCAGCCTCAGTACTTGTACACACTCCTTAGTGTGGAGAGCAGTAGGTCATCTTGGTCCTTTCCTCCATTAGTTGTTAACTAACAGAATAATCACAGAACCAGTATCCTGCTGCTTGAAGGCTGTGTATGGTGAGACCTGAAATTCATGTGTTGCCTTGACATCTTTAGGCCTCGCAGGGCCCTAGGGGCCTGTGAGTTCCTCTGCTCTCACTGGATATGCCCCCACCCAGAGGGAAAGACCCCATCAGCAGGACTAGCGACACTCCGCCTGGTCCGTAGCCTGATGGTTTCCACTCCCTGCCAGCCTCTTCCAACAAGCTCTCACATCTCCCCACAGGAACCAGGGTTTCACCTCTTGTTACTCCAAAGCCTGCTTCCTGTGTAGCCCCTGCGTGGCTGGGGTGTCCTTTCCACCAGGGTATACATGTAACTAGAAAACTGTTCTCTGTCATACCTGTCCACTTTGGCCATCCTGAGAACCTGGGGCAGGACCCCTTCCCTCACGAGGGATGACGTGGAGGCAAAACAGGCCCAAGTGCAGGGGTGGCTTTTTCCCATATGTAGTTAAATTCAGTGATGAGTGTTTGAAAGCTACACCTGACTTTAATACAGTAAACTTAATATTTGCAGTTTCACgcttggctttaaaaaaaaaaccgttaatttttttttctaggtaaaaGGAGCATTTAATGAGGAAACTCGCTGTTATGAAATTAGAACGGCTTCAAATTGTAGGAAACACGAAGAGGTGTTCATCTGCTATGGCCCTCATGATAACCAACGGCTGCTCCTGGAGTATGGATTTGTTTCCATCCATAATCCTCATGCTTGTGTTTATGTCTCAGAAGGTTGGAATCAACTTTGTTCTTACTAagaatttacaattttttttccccatcggAGGGTGtgtttcttttaagttttagtAAAAGTGGCAAAACCTTAAAATGTGTATCATTTATTTTCCCCTACCTAAGGGAAAATACTCTCACTGACCATGTGATTTGAGTGTTGAagtgaaaaacaacaaaagctcTGGTCAGTACTGAGGATTGGAATAACTCAGAAAAAGTAGTAGGGCCACTAAGTAAatgaatagaatattaaaaagttgggaagaaatggaaatttttgtGCTGAGACCTTGGTCACTGTTACTAAATACAGGATGGATttgagaacaaaaaataaatatttaagcacCTACTGTCTGAGGCACTGTGCTAATAATGGATACAAATATTA encodes:
- the SETD4 gene encoding SET domain-containing protein 4, with product MKKGGGRTSRIRRRKLFRCSVSRGVNESYKPEFIELKKWLKDRKFEDTNLIPACFPGTGRGLMSKTSLREGQMIISLPESCLITTDTVIRSYLGTYIAKWQPPPSPLLALCTFLVSEKHAGDQSLWKPYLEILPQAYTCPVCLEPEVVNLFPKPLKAKAEEQRAHVQEFFSSSRDFFSSLQPLFSEAVESIFSYRALLWAWCTVNTRAVYVKHRQRQCFSTEPNTYALAPYLDLLNHSPEVQVKGAFNEETRCYEIRTASNCRKHEEVFICYGPHDNQRLLLEYGFVSIHNPHACVYVSEDILVKYLPTTDKQMNKKISILKDHDFIENLTFGWDGPSWRLLTALKLLCLEAKEFTCWKKILLGEVISDTNEKRSLVIAQKICQYFIEETNAMLRKISHMKDEEVTLLNQLTLVETLWTEELKILQASAEILNSLQTPFS